The stretch of DNA CGGGAATCCGAAACCCGCAAGGGGAGTAGGAAACCCGAACCGAGGATCGTCGAGGTCTCGTTTCGTTCGAGCGCTCCGGCGATACTGGCCAACGGGCCGACGCTCTCCGGGCGAGAGCAGCTCACCGGCAAGCCGGTTACCAGCGCGCGTGGCCAGCGACCGCTCGCCGGTGCTGTGGGCACGAGCAGATCAGCCCCGCCGGGAAAGCTCCACGTCTGCCGATGCGCTACTCGGGTCGATGCAGCCCAGCATGCGCTTCCACGACGCGCAGGAGCGAGGTGAAGTCGAGTTCGGCCTGGCCACGGGCCATCGCCTCCAGCGCATGCTGATGGACGAGGTCGGCGATCGGTAACGGCGTGTGCGTCGCTTCGGCCAACTCGAGCGCCAAGCGGATGTCCTTGAGCCCGAGCGTGAGGCGAAAACCTGGTGGTTGGAAGCGCTGCTCGAGCAACGCGCGACCATAGCGATCGGCGAGCGGCGAGGAAAAGACAGCGCTGGCGACCTCGAAGAAACGCTCGCGGGATACGCCCGCCTTGTCGGCCAAAACGAAGGCCTCGCTCAGGAGCTCCACCAGCGAGAGAATGAGGAAATTACCAGCGATCTTGACGGCGTGCGCGTGCTCCGGCCGCTCGCCGATGACGAACTGCTGGGAACCGAGCGCGGCGAAGGCCGGCTGCAAGCGTGCGATCGCACCGGGCTGCCCAGCGATCACCAGCCGGAGCGCGCCCTGCGCGGCAGCATCGGGGCGACCGAAGACGGGGGCAGC from Thermomicrobium roseum DSM 5159 encodes:
- a CDS encoding NAD(P)-dependent oxidoreductase; protein product: MDIGFIGLGNMGRGMVQSLLRAGHRVVVWNRTPERADELVALGAERAATPFEAAEVGVVFTMLADDAATEAVVAGPHGILAGLPRDGIHVASSTLSVRYSAELAERHRTRGQHYVAAPVFGRPDAAAQGALRLVIAGQPGAIARLQPAFAALGSQQFVIGERPEHAHAVKIAGNFLILSLVELLSEAFVLADKAGVSRERFFEVASAVFSSPLADRYGRALLEQRFQPPGFRLTLGLKDIRLALELAEATHTPLPIADLVHQHALEAMARGQAELDFTSLLRVVEAHAGLHRPE